In Parabacteroides timonensis, the genomic stretch CGTAAGTTTGTCAGTGCTTTGATCGTTCCGGCTTATCCTTTATTGGAAGAGTATGCTGAGAAGAAAGGTATAACATACGGCAGTCGTGAAGAATTGGTTGCCAACAATGATATTATCCGTCTGATAGAATCGCATATTGAAGAACATCAGAAGAATCTGGCTTCTTATGAAAAGATCAAGCGGTTTACTTTGCTTCCCCAACCGTTTACTATGGAAGGGCGTGAGCTGACCGATACCTTGAAATTACGACGTCCGGTTGTCCTGCAGAAATATGCCGATCAGATTGAAGCGATGTATGCAGAGTAAACTGACGATTAATTTTCTATCTTTGCACAAAATTTAAAAGAAGAACAAGAGTATGATAACATCAGACCAACTACAGAATGTGTTGGAGCGCGAGCTCGCGCTGAGGGGGTATCTTTGACATAGATGGTAAGACCATCCAGTTAGAAGAAGAAGAATTGCGTACGCAGGACCCCGGTTTCTGGGAGGATGCCAAGCGGGCAGAGGCTCAGATGAAGAAAGTGAGGGAACTGAAAAAGTGGATTGAACTTTATAACGAGGTTCATGATGCCGCAGAAGAGTTGCAGTTGTCTTATGATTATGTAAAAGAGGAAATTATCACTGAAGCTGAGGTTGATGCTGCTTACAACAAGGCGTTGGAACTGGTAGAAAACCTGGAATTCCGGAATATGCTTCGTGATGAGGCCGATCAAATGAGTTGTGTCCTTAAGATCAACTCCGGAGCCGGCGGTACCGAAAGCCAGGACTGGGCTTCCATGCTGATGCGAATGTATCTGCGTTATGCTGAATCCAATAATTATAAAGTCTCTATCGCCAACTTACAGGAAGGGGATGAAGCCGGTATAAAAACGGTAACGATCAACATCGAAGGTGATTATGCATTCGGTTACCTGAAAAGTGAGAATGGTGTACATCGCCTGGTTCGTGTCTCTCCGTATAATGCACAGGGAAAACGTATGACTTCTTTCGCTTCCGTGTTTGTCACTCCGTTGGTGGACGATACGATCGAAGTGAAGATTGAAACTGCGGCAATTTCGTGGGATACGTTCCGTTCGGGAGGTGCCGGTGGACAGAATGTGAACAAGGTGGAATCCGGTGTTCGTCTGCGTTACCAGTTTAAAGATCCTTACACAGGTGAGGAGGAAGAGATCCTGATCGAAAACACGGAAACGCGCGACCAGCCTAAGAACCGTGAAAACGCGATGCGTCAGTTGCGTTCCATCCTGTATGATAAAGAGTTGAAACATCGTCTGGCTGAACAAGCCAAGATTGAAGCCGGTAAGAAAAAGATCGAATGGGGATCACAAATCCGTAGCTACGTCTTTGACGACCGTCGTGTGAAAGACCACCGTACCAACTATCAGACTTCTGATGTGAACGGTGTCATGGATGGCAAGATCGACGAATTCATCAAGGCTTATCTGATGGAATTTGGTGGTGAGGAAGCTGCTGAAAAGTAAAGTTTTCACAAGAATACTTGCAAAATCCGATTAAATGTCGTAATATTGCACCCGATTTCAGAGTAACCCTCTGAAATACCGGTCCTATAGCTCAGTTGGTTAGAGCACCTGACTCATAATCAGGGAGTCCTTGGTTCAAGCCCAAGTGGGACCACGTTGAGAATCAAGCAGTTGCTAAATAAGTGACTGCTTTTTTTGTTTGCGGTGTTATGCAGGTGTTATTGAATTACGTTTGTCTCTGTTTTGAGCGCTGGATATGCAGGATTTTTTCATGGCTGTCTGATCGAGGAACTTTCCAGTGAAGGGTGGGAGGGGTAATTGGTCTACTAATAATATATACGTTTCTGATCCTGAAATTTTTTTCATCAATTGTTTTCTACATATTTTGTATTAAACTTGGATAACGAGAGGGTCAAAAAATTAATTCTGACCCTTTTCGATTCATCTGAAATAATTACCAATCACTGTGAACTGCCTTGTCTAAAACGCCTTCTAAAATCATTAAGATGGTACTGTTGACTGTGTATTCCAATGACTTTTTCGCTTTTTCGTTTTTCAGTTTTCCTTTCATATTGTAAATTGAAAATTCATCTCCTCCAATAGATATGGTATTCTTTTTAATGAACATCTCTTGATATTTATGTGTTACAGTAGTCATTTTGTTTATAATTGGCGCATTTACTTTTATTTTGTTATCCTTAAATTCAAATACTAGCTTGAATGAAATATCAAACGAATGAAAGTCTGTCCTTTTTACTCCTTTACCAACAGTACATGCTATTGAAACTTGCTTGTTTTCAACTGTTGATAAAACATCTTTGGGAGATGTAAAATGTTCTCCCACCGTTAACAGCACTTTCTCATAAAGATCTCTTTGGGAAAATTCGGGATAATCAAAAATGAGGTAGTCTGGAGTTTCTGGATTGGTGCTTAACATACCTGACGGAGAAAGTACAAATATGTGACCTTCTGCAAAAGAGGTTAATGATACTATTAACATAGCCAATGTAAATAAACTTTTTTTCATGATCGTATTATTAGTGGATTAAAAAACATCTTGTATAAGAATGTTTGTATAGTATAGCTAAGTATTATTGTTTCGTACAGATGATTTTCATGCTGTCTTTGTCAAGAAACATTTCTAATTCACATTCCTTCGCAGATATGTTCAATATTTGATATCTCACATATTCTTTACCATCAATGTAGCAAGTAATAGTTTTGCCGGAAGCCTTATAGTTACCTTTGCCATTCCCAAAATATCCTTCCCCGTAGTAGGAGTCATCTGAATTAAAGGTCGCGTAAGCGGCTTCTATCGTGTAGGAATAAGGTGGTTTTGTCACATCTACATAAGAGCCATTGATCTCCACTTTCGTTAGTTTCCATTTCCCGATAAGAATATCCTTATCAAAGTCGAGTTTCTCATCATCAGAGCATCCAGCACAGATAGTGATGATTAAAGTGAGCAATAAAATAAAGTTCTTTCTCATAACTTGTAAAATTTATTTGTTAATACTAAATCAAAAAACATTTTAATTCAGCAGTCACTCCATTTACAAGCATAAAAAAAACGTAGAGCTACCGCCATACGTCATCTAGGCCTCCTACAGCCTACTTACTCAATGGTGCAGCTCTACGCCTATGGCATAGATACACTAACCCAATGAGTAAGTCTGAAAGCCTGTTGTTGGTCGATGTAGGAGTTCGATGACGATTAGGCTTATGTAAAAAAATCATTCGTACAATTCGAATGGTGCACAAATATACAAAACGTTAGAATACTGACCAAAGATTAATAATAAATATTGTTCCCTTTATACAGGGGGTAGGAATGTTCTGTCAATACTATAACTTAATTTGTATATGCTAAGAGATTAATACTGCTTTATCTTTAAATTAACTTCATATCCTTCATAAGCTAAACAACGGGCAAAGATACGGACATACTCTTGTATTTGAGGATCATTCCACCATCTGGAAGCTATAGGTCCAAGGGATGATGGTTTTCCTTGAAAATTGAAAGCAAACCTGTATGCTTCTGACATAGGGTAACACCCCATTACATAAAGAACCAATGCGGTTCGTGTTTGGAGATCAATTTGGTTTTTTACAAGTGTCCAACCTGATCTTATAGGCCTTTGCTCGCCCCACTTTTTATACTTTTTTCTTCTCATCGTTACTATTTAATTGGTGCTCAATACAACCGTAAAGGCCATAATCAGCAGTTAATGATGCCGGTCTATTCTCCCCTAGTTTACAGCGCTCCCATTTGTGGCAGTTCCGGCACGAGTATTGGGGAGTACTGTGCCGGTGTTCTGCTTGAGGCAGTAAATTAATCAAGGGCATACAAGAGATCCTTTTTGATCGATAGATGACCTAAAGAGGGCTCTATGTTCCTCTAATTTTTTGTTATTACCAATCCAAAACCAATGAAATCGAAGTTTAATCTTGTCATCTTGGATATTGGGATGCACTTTGTCATATGATATTATCATTTTTTCTAATAAGATATACGGGTTATAGAAATGAATATACTTAGTAAGCACCTCATCTATAGTCGTCTTTAGCACTTTGCCTAAAGAGTCTTCATCGTCTTTATATCGATTGACTACTCGCCAGATTTGTTTACTGACTTCTTTGTTTAAGATCTTATAATACTTTTTATTCGACCCATAAACAGGATAAAATGATTTATATTTATACATGATAATTAATACTGTTCCTTTACAGTAATTAAATGATGAAAAAGCTTATATATTAAACCACAAGAGCCGCTTTTTCAAAATAAACTCGTTGTTGTTGTTGTAAGACAAAGATAGTTTGTCCTAGTTTGGACAGGTATTTGACAATTTAGACAAAACAAAACATAATATACTGAATGATAGCGGTTTATATTGTCTTCTTTTTGACAAGTCTTTAAGACAAAGCGACACACACCTATATATAGGTGTGTCGTCTTGTCAAATGTCAAGTTCCTGTTCAGTAGTAGCTTCTTGCTCCTGAAGAATATACATTTTTGCCTGATTCTTTTTTAATATACCCCAATCAGATGCCGCTTTAATCCTCCTTTCAGCAGTTTTGTAACCTTTGGGGGCTATTATTTGCATAATTTGCCCCTTTAGTTCATTACGGGACCACCAAAGACGATCTTTCATAGCCTGTTTCATTAGGTCATAAAGCTCTTTGTACTCCTCTTCTATTTTGGGTATCTTACAAGCAATTGGCAATCCTGTGTTATCAATAGAAAAAGAGAAGGGTTCTATTCCTTTATTACGGCTGTGAATAGAAGAAACCGTGGCTATCCCACTACTATTTACAACCTGTAGAACAGTTTCAGATTTGTTACATAATTCTGATCCTAAATGTCCACGAGCATTGTTGTCGGCTTTATTTTGATGCAGAACAGTGATTATTCCGCACTGGTGATTTGTTGAGATTGCCATTAAACAACTAGTGATATAAGCAGATTCTTTCAAATCATTAAAATCTCGTATCATGTCGCGAATGCCATCGATAATAATCAAATCTGGTTTCAGTTGTTCAATTGCCTTTAGACTGATTCTTAGACGTTCTTCGGCCTCAAATTCGCGTAGGGATAACATTATTAGTCTATTGTTAGACTTCTCTAATTTCCAATTGCAAAGTCTATAAATACGTTTCTGTACCATATTGACATGGCTTCGACTTTGTTCTGTGTCAATGAAAAGACAAGTGTCTCCTACTCCACTTATACTAAATACATCGTCTTCTAGAAAGGCTGCTACGATGGAAGATGTTAAGAATGTTTTGAAAGCTTTAGGCTTACCTATGATAGTTGCTATATTTCCCTTTGAAACAATTGTTCTATCTCCTTGCTTAATTATAGGATCAGGTTCGGTGAATTGCTCTGTTATTATTACTCGGCAATTCAGATATTTATCCTCATTCTCATTCTCTTGGGACTGAAAGTTTCTTCCTTCATTATCCATGACCTGTATCCTTTCTCTCTTTAATGGCCTCATCTATTTTATCAGGATCGAAAAAAACACGTTTCCCGATCGTGTAAAATGGAATTATTTCTTTGTTTTTTAGGTCCTGAGCCTTTGATACAGAGCAGCCCAAATGTTTCGCCAGTTCTCTGATTCCACTTATTCTTTTTGGGGATGGTTGATGTTGGAGTAAGCATTGACTGTTTAGCTTTTCCACAACCTTTTTAGCAACAATAGAGGATATCTGTTCGTAATCTATTGTTAAAATAATTTCGTGATATGTCATATTTCTTTGATTTTTTTGCTTGCCCCGCAATATGCGTTCTCTAGCATGAAGTGAAACTGTTGTTAAATAGTTATATCTGTTGACTACAGTTTCATAGTGCAAAGTAAGCTACTGGCATTGGTTAAATCAAGAACCTTACATAATTTTGTTATGCATCTGATTTACAGTGTTATACGATCAAGATTCGGCAATGTTTACTATTGCCGTATTTATTCAGGAATTAGTAACATAGAGTTGAACATAATTCTTTTTTGTGGTGAAAAAGGAGCTATATAACCTCCTGTAATATTTTTATTGCTATGTCCCATGGCTTGAGAAATATATCGTTCTGAGACGCCAGCGTGTGTCAAATTGGTTGCAAAACTGTGCCTTGCATAGGTCATTGAAATGGGGATTGATAATCCTACTTCTTTAGCCGCCTTTTTTAGACGGAAACCAAAATCTGCATTTAAATCCTTTACAATAGCCTTTATTTTGATTGGGTTAGTTTCTCCTTTTAGTAAATTCGGAAAAACAAAATTATCTTTTGAAGGAGTTGAGGCGTAGTGATTGAGTATCTCTTCCAGTTCGGGTATTATAGGTATAATAATCTGAATTTCTGAATCTGATGTTGATTCTGTCTTTTTACGAACAAACATCAATTCTTTGCCCATGCTGTTAAAATAGTGGTCGTTATATGTGAGTAAACAAATATCCATTAGATTCATTCCATTGGCAAGATAAGAAAAGAGAAACATATTTATGGCCTCACAAATCCATTTTGTTTGATGCTTTTCCCGTTTGTCAGGGGCGTCGTATTTTTTTAATTTAAGTATGTCAGATATTGGTAGATAAGCTTCTGTCTTACTTCTGCCTTTTTTAATAGTAACTTTATCTGTCCCTTTGCCAAAAGGATACTGATTTAGTTCTATGTAGCCTAATCTCATAGCCTCATTTATAACAACTCTCATTCCTCTATGATATATTCCTATTGTAGTTTGAGATAAACCGCAATCGGTCATTTTGCTTGTCCATCTATCTACAATGTCAAAACCAATATTACTGAATGATATATTGAACCCTACGCTTTTGGAAAAGCTATTGAATGCATTGTTATAGCTGTCCGCTGTTCCTGCTCTACCTTCATGGCGAAGCTTTTCTATTGTTTGTTTCCAAAATTCAGAGAAGTTTAGGTCTAATCTACCGGTGAGTTTCTTTTTTAAATTTTCAATGTTAAAGGCTTTAATTTCATGAAGTTCTCTAATAGTGGCGCACACTTTATCAAATACCTTTTCCTGCTCTTTACGGTGTTTGGCAAAGTTGCTGGAACCTGTTGCGTGTCTTAGCTTCTCCCATTCATAAATAGTAAAAGTTCCGCCTGTACGATAAAAGTAAAGGTGGAATTTATCTGAAGAGAATGAGACTCGTATGGCGGCAGGTAGTACTGTTACCTCATTTTTTAATTCGTTTATATCATTAAGTATTTCGGTTTCTTTTAAACTCTTGATGTAGTCGACATGTTTGCGTTGGTCGAGTATCAATCCGATAGAGATAGTTTCAATTTTCTTTGTAAAAATGGGTTTTAGAAAATGGTCTACTTTGTTCATTGTGGTGTTATTTAGGTGTTATTGAATTTCATAACAGGACAAAGTTAGAAAAAACAATTGTGTTTTGCAAGTTGTTGAAATACAAATATATATAATATTATTCAGGGCAAAAAAGAACAAGGGATAATAAGAAAAAACATTGTTTGTGTTACTCATAATCAGGGAGTCCTTGGTTCAAGCCCAAGTGGGACCACAATAAAAAGCGAACTACTTTATTATTAAGTAGTTCGCTTTTTTCTTAGAAGGATCCCTCCCCCTCTTATGCAGAAAATGATTGGTAGTTACCTATTCTCCTATCTTAAATTTAAACTCCCTTTCTACCGGTTTATCGCCTTCTGAGTCCATCCGGATGTTGTAAGTCATTTCCCAGGTTCCGGATGTCGGATCAAAATCTGTTTGCCAATAGTCATTACCGTAGGTAGACTGGTCGATCTGTGTCCACTGGTTTCCTTTTTTGGTGTATAGAGCCGGTTTTTTATATCCGGATAATTGACGGATTGTGATGGGAACATAACCTATTCCTCCTTTTGTTTTGAAATGAGCCTGATCATTTATGGCAGAAATGACGATAGGATAATTATCTTCTACTGTTCCTTCTACCGGAGTTACAATAATGTTATTTCCTTTTGCTTCCCTGTATGCAAGGGGCCATTTGTTGGTGAATTTTGATAAGGCCGTTTTAAAATAGGTATTAGGGCCGTAATAATCATCACCGGTTAAAGGCGTAACAAATAATTCTATTTCAGCTTCTATATAATCCCCCGCAGATAAAGTACGGCAATTTTCGGGAAGGGTTACTGTGATGATAGAACACGGATCGCCATGTGCTCCTTCTGTCGTAATGTATTCACTCCAATAAGGAGGAATATTTGTTTTTCCATTGACCTTGGAATCCCACTTCCGGATAATGAAACCACGATTCCCGGAGACAAAACGTCCTTCCTGATCTTTACTGATAGGTGAATCGTATAAGAAGAACCAGGGAGTATTCCCGGAAAAAGACTTCTTGCTTTTGTCATTTACAGGGTGTGTATTATTATTTGCTTTCCACTTCTTTATAAGCCCTTTTTCATTTCCTAGAGCAATCTCTTTCGAAAAACCGTAATGATAAGTGGCTGCTCCTAATTGGAATATATCTAATTTTTCAAACTCTATGTTGTCCTTTACATTCATCCGGATTTTATATATTCCCCTGGTTATGTCGTCAGACCGGGTGATAGAGGTTGCATACTGAAAATCTATTTTTTGATCTAACATATTACCGGAATATATGACTTCCGTAAGATTGGGGCAATATCGTTTGTAATCAGTTTTCATTGCCGTATGCCATGCCCGGGTACCGTCGTTTCTCCGAAGATTTAAAATATCGGCTCCCCCTACATTTCCTGTCCATCCCCATTGTTGTCTTTTAGGATCGACGATTAGCAACGGACGAACATCCAGTACGGCGGCAGATGCCTGGTCCAGATCCGGTTCATAACATATACTTTCTCCCCATGCACCGATTGCCGATTGATCCCATTGCTGGTTACTTCCCCAGCCAACAAGGCAAAGTTGAGCATGAGAAGCGGCAGGTACGCCTCCCCAATGTGCATTCACCCCTGAATACTCAAGTGTTATTTTACTGTTGGCAGGTATACGAAGGACACTGAGTCCGTGGAACCAAGGCCCTTTATAAAGGTGTGAGTCATAATTGTTGAAATCAGTGGTATGCCAGTTTTTAGATAGTTGGACAGGAATGCCTGTGGGGTAACCCTCCTGATCTCTTATTATTCCCGAAATACCGGGGACCGCGTAGACCTCGTTTTCTTTTGAGAAATTTAATCTGACCGTAGCTTCCGAGGAATTATTATTCTCGATCGTAAATTTAACCTGCTCCATACGGTCGTTATCTTTGACTGTTTCACCGGAAATGTCATTGCGAAGCTGGATGGAATGCCATCCCATTGCCGGATCGTATTGAGTTATTAAAGAAGTGTTGACCGGCTGTATTTGTTCGGCACTTACTACCAGAGGATTTGTTTCTTGGTGGATAATGCTGTTCAGTTCCTTTTCCACATCTTCGACCGGATAGATGATAAGCCCTGTCTGATAGAGTTGTTCGGGTTGGAGTTTTTGAGTTGAATTCAGGCGTGCTTCTATTTTGTTTCCTGAAAATGAAAGATGGGTATTGTCGGTGGATTTGGTTATTATGTACCCACCGGTTCCTGTTGTGTGCTTGTAGACTGTCCATCCTTCGGGAGAGGATTGTTTCTGGTAATTAGAAGGAATTGTATAATTGATAACAATAGCGTTCGAACGAAGGATCACCGTTGGAACCACCCGTAAGGAAAGTGTTAAGCGATCGTTCCATGAAATAATGTCGAGCCCGCTTTGGTAGGGATCGCAACCGTTTAACTCCGGTATCCAGTTGATAAAACGGTGTTGTAGGAAACGTCCGGTATGAATGAGTTGACAATCTTCTACCCGTAAAGAAGATTGTTTGCACGGATAAAGTTTGCCATAGGTTTCTATTCCAAATGAAATATCGGGAGGGTTATTATCTATCTCTTGTTTACTCCCGGAAATAGAAAAACTGTTGAAGACCAGTTTCTCATAATCAAATTTGAATGCATATTTATTCGTTTGAACTTCGAAGATCAATGGAGATTGGGTTTTAAGAGAGTTTTTCCACCACATATTCGAATTCAGTGCCGAACTGTTTTTGCATAAATCTTCAACTTTAATCGATTGTGCATGAATACCGTTGGAACACGAAAGATATAGTATAGTCAGAAACAAAAATATTTTTTTCATTGTAATCTCGCTATATGAATGTAATGAAGAGAATAAAAAGATCTTTCCGGAATGAAAACCGGAAAGATCTTTTCTATTTAATTATAACCTGGATTTTCTAAGAGGTTCGCGTTTGCGCCGGTCCTGTTTAATGTGATTGGGAAATAGTAATTCTGTTTGTAGAAGCGAGGAGGAGTGTTAACTCCGTCAATATCGTCCAACACAACCAGTTTATACTTTCTTGTATTAAAATCGAGTATATATCTTAGTCCCGAGAATGACTGTGACAAAACGGATTCAGCTTCCCTCCAACGGCGTAGATCCCAGTATCTGTGTCCTTCAAAGGCCAATTCGACTTTCCGCTCATGGCGTATTGCCTGGCGGTCGATTGTCGTTTTGGTAGCGATACCCGCTCTTGTTCGTAGTTGGTTGATAGCACCTAGGGCTTCTCCCGATTTACCTAACTCGAATGCCGCTTCTGCATAATTCAAAAGAATTTCACCAAAACGGAATACAATGAAATCTGTCCCGGAATTAGACCATGTACTACCGATATCTACATTTTCATCCAGATATTTCATCACTCCGAAACCAGTGCCAAAATTCCCTGCATTGATATTCTGGTCTCCCATCGCATTAACGCCTTCGTAGCCTTCCCCGTCGTTTTCATACAATTTACCGTCTCCGCCGATCAAGCCTTTGTGGAAGTCAACATTTCCGCCCCGCCAGGGAGTTCCCATCGTATAGATGGTTGCTGCAAACCGGGGATCTTTCTTTCCCCATAGTTCTTCCATACTCCACAGGCCATTTTGAATAGCTTGCCGATCCAGTTTGCCTGGTTTACCGTCTATATATTCAAATTCTTCAGCCATCTCCAGGTAAGGCGTATTACCCATTCCCAGATTCCACCCATGTGGTTTGGGACGTTGGCAGAAATCATATCCCCATGTATTTCCTCCACCTGCTAAAGCATCTATATAACTGTGTTGTTTGGCAAATATGACTTCGCTATTTCTCTTCTTAACAAATATATTCCTGAAATTAAGCGATTTGTCAGTATCTTGGTCATATAGCTGGAACGCTCCGCTATTTATGATAGCCTGGGAAGCATCAAAAGCTTTCTGGTAATAATCGGAGGCCTGGCTTTGAGGTATTCCCAACAAGTCATTCAACTGCATCGAACCGAATTGGGCTATACTTCCGGCATATAAAGCAGCCCGGCTCTTCAGGGCAAGTGCCGTCCATTTTGTTGGACGTCCGAAGTCGGTGGTAGCTGCCAGG encodes the following:
- the prfB gene encoding peptide chain release factor 2 (programmed frameshift), producing MITSDQLQNVLERELALRGYLDIDGKTIQLEEEELRTQDPGFWEDAKRAEAQMKKVRELKKWIELYNEVHDAAEELQLSYDYVKEEIITEAEVDAAYNKALELVENLEFRNMLRDEADQMSCVLKINSGAGGTESQDWASMLMRMYLRYAESNNYKVSIANLQEGDEAGIKTVTINIEGDYAFGYLKSENGVHRLVRVSPYNAQGKRMTSFASVFVTPLVDDTIEVKIETAAISWDTFRSGGAGGQNVNKVESGVRLRYQFKDPYTGEEEEILIENTETRDQPKNRENAMRQLRSILYDKELKHRLAEQAKIEAGKKKIEWGSQIRSYVFDDRRVKDHRTNYQTSDVNGVMDGKIDEFIKAYLMEFGGEEAAEK
- a CDS encoding DUF4468 domain-containing protein, whose product is MKKSLFTLAMLIVSLTSFAEGHIFVLSPSGMLSTNPETPDYLIFDYPEFSQRDLYEKVLLTVGEHFTSPKDVLSTVENKQVSIACTVGKGVKRTDFHSFDISFKLVFEFKDNKIKVNAPIINKMTTVTHKYQEMFIKKNTISIGGDEFSIYNMKGKLKNEKAKKSLEYTVNSTILMILEGVLDKAVHSDW
- a CDS encoding lipocalin-like domain-containing protein, which codes for MRKNFILLLTLIITICAGCSDDEKLDFDKDILIGKWKLTKVEINGSYVDVTKPPYSYTIEAAYATFNSDDSYYGEGYFGNGKGNYKASGKTITCYIDGKEYVRYQILNISAKECELEMFLDKDSMKIICTKQ
- a CDS encoding AAA family ATPase, coding for MDNEGRNFQSQENENEDKYLNCRVIITEQFTEPDPIIKQGDRTIVSKGNIATIIGKPKAFKTFLTSSIVAAFLEDDVFSISGVGDTCLFIDTEQSRSHVNMVQKRIYRLCNWKLEKSNNRLIMLSLREFEAEERLRISLKAIEQLKPDLIIIDGIRDMIRDFNDLKESAYITSCLMAISTNHQCGIITVLHQNKADNNARGHLGSELCNKSETVLQVVNSSGIATVSSIHSRNKGIEPFSFSIDNTGLPIACKIPKIEEEYKELYDLMKQAMKDRLWWSRNELKGQIMQIIAPKGYKTAERRIKAASDWGILKKNQAKMYILQEQEATTEQELDI
- a CDS encoding helix-turn-helix domain-containing protein, encoding MTYHEIILTIDYEQISSIVAKKVVEKLNSQCLLQHQPSPKRISGIRELAKHLGCSVSKAQDLKNKEIIPFYTIGKRVFFDPDKIDEAIKERKDTGHG
- a CDS encoding tyrosine-type recombinase/integrase, encoding MNKVDHFLKPIFTKKIETISIGLILDQRKHVDYIKSLKETEILNDINELKNEVTVLPAAIRVSFSSDKFHLYFYRTGGTFTIYEWEKLRHATGSSNFAKHRKEQEKVFDKVCATIRELHEIKAFNIENLKKKLTGRLDLNFSEFWKQTIEKLRHEGRAGTADSYNNAFNSFSKSVGFNISFSNIGFDIVDRWTSKMTDCGLSQTTIGIYHRGMRVVINEAMRLGYIELNQYPFGKGTDKVTIKKGRSKTEAYLPISDILKLKKYDAPDKREKHQTKWICEAINMFLFSYLANGMNLMDICLLTYNDHYFNSMGKELMFVRKKTESTSDSEIQIIIPIIPELEEILNHYASTPSKDNFVFPNLLKGETNPIKIKAIVKDLNADFGFRLKKAAKEVGLSIPISMTYARHSFATNLTHAGVSERYISQAMGHSNKNITGGYIAPFSPQKRIMFNSMLLIPE
- a CDS encoding RagB/SusD family nutrient uptake outer membrane protein; amino-acid sequence: MKKKLVLFLIGLCSLTSCLDDILDKKPLDIISDDVVWNDPVMIDAYLAQQYMLTTVFTNEASDYIESWSAGSPVDGKWEIHTSEHGYGPLVINNIADEGKGGWEISGNAGSYKTGKLNINGGFLEWWEYPYYIIRNLNQFIERVPDSPIDSETRTLRVAEARFIRAFNYFSMVKRYGGVPLMTKAASLDDSEDVLYPKRNSEKELYDFVISEMDAIAEDLAATTDFGRPTKWTALALKSRAALYAGSIAQFGSMQLNDLLGIPQSQASDYYQKAFDASQAIINSGAFQLYDQDTDKSLNFRNIFVKKRNSEVIFAKQHSYIDALAGGGNTWGYDFCQRPKPHGWNLGMGNTPYLEMAEEFEYIDGKPGKLDRQAIQNGLWSMEELWGKKDPRFAATIYTMGTPWRGGNVDFHKGLIGGDGKLYENDGEGYEGVNAMGDQNINAGNFGTGFGVMKYLDENVDIGSTWSNSGTDFIVFRFGEILLNYAEAAFELGKSGEALGAINQLRTRAGIATKTTIDRQAIRHERKVELAFEGHRYWDLRRWREAESVLSQSFSGLRYILDFNTRKYKLVVLDDIDGVNTPPRFYKQNYYFPITLNRTGANANLLENPGYN